Part of the uncultured Methanobrevibacter sp. genome, TTTAAAAATTACATTTCTAAACAAAGATATGAAATTAAAACATTAGAACTTAAAATTGACAGTGAAATTAATAATGAAAAGGCAAAATTTAAAGAATTGGATGATCTTCAACAAAAAGTTAAAGAAAAACAGGAAATAATTGATGATAAACAAGATCAAATAAAATACTTAAGAACTTTAATTGATGATTATAAACAGCAGGTTCATGACAATACACAAAATTTAGAAATTCAATTAAGAAAAATTTCAAAAACTTATGAGGGATTGTTAGCTCAAAAAGATTTGATAATTGAAAAACAGGATGAAAACATCAAATCTTTATTAAAATCCAATGAAGAAATTGTTAAATCAAATAAGACTAATGTAATAAGTTTAAAATTACAAAATGATAAGTATAGGGATTTAATTAAGAAATATGAAGAAAAGTTTGATTAAAAATGTATAAATGTTTTATATTACATATTTAATTTATATAATAAAATTTGGTGTAATCATGTTGAGGACAAATGTTTGTGGAGTTGAATTTAAAAACCCTTTAATGTTGGCTGCAGGAGTCATGGGAAGTAATGCTTCTTCTATGAATTGGATTATAAGGTCTGGAGCTGCAGGGGTTGTTTCTAAATCTTTTTCATTAGAACCTAATCCTGGATATGTAAATCCTACAACAGTAGGTGTTGATTGTGGTATTATTAATGCTATTGGTCTTTCAAATCCGGGAGTAGATAATTTTAAAGAAGAACTTAAAAGAATTGATAGGGATGAGGCTGTTTCAATAGCTTCTATTTATGGTGCAACTCCTGAAGAATTTAGTAAATTAGTTTTGGAAATTGAAGATTATGTTGATATGATTGAATTAAATATATCCTGCCCTCATGCTATGGAAGGTTATGGTGCATCTATTGGTCAGGATGCTGATTTAACTTATAAAATAGTTAGTGCTGCTAAAGAAGTGGCTAATAAGCCAATAATTGCTAAATTAACTCCTAATGTCACAGACATTGTTGAAATAGCTAAATCTGCAGAAAATGCTGGGGCTGATGCTTTAACTTTAATTAATTCATTAGGTCCTGGGATGAAAATTAATATTGATGTTGCAAAACCGGTATTGTCAAATAAGTTTGGGGGAATGAGTGGTAAAGCTATAAAACCTATTGCTCTTCGTAATGTCTATACGGTTTATGAAAATGTTGAAATTCCGATTATTGGTGTTGGAGGTATTTCTAACTTTGAAGATGTTGTGGAATTCTTATTTGCTGGAGCAAAAGCAGTTCAAATTGGTACTGCTATTATGGATGAAGGTGTAGATGTATTTAGTAAAATTAACAATGATTTAGAAGAATTTATGAATAAAAAAGATTATGGTTCTATTGATGAAATGGTTGGCCTTGCTCATGAGGAGTTGTAATTTATGAATAATGTTCCACAGATAGTTGAAATTAATGAAATTATTAAAGAAACTCCATCAATTAAAACTTTTATTTTTGATTGGGATATGGATAAATTTGGTGTTCCATCTCCTGGAGAATTTGTGATGGTTTGGAATTTCCATAATGAAAAACCAATGTCTATTTCTTTAATTGATGAAGAAAATTCTAGATTAGCTATTAGTGTTAAAAATGTTGGTGAATTTTCATCTCAACTTCATAATTTGAATGTTGGAGAAAAAATAGGAATTAGAGGTAGCTATGGAAATGGATTTTCAAATGATATCCGTGATAAAAAGATATTAGCTATTGGTGGTGGAGTTGGAATGGCTCCTATTAATGCAATATCTACTAATTTGCTTAAAAAAGGCAATACTGTTGATGTAGTTCCAGCAGCAGTTACAAAAGAGGAATTGCTTTTTGCAGATTCATTAAAGAAATCTGGAGCAAATGTTTTCCCATGTACTGATGATGGAAGTTTTGGATTTGAAGGATTTGCAACAGATTGTACTATAGGTTTACTTGAAGATAGGTCTTATGATTTTGCATTTGTTTGCGGTCCTGAGATAATGATGGCAGGAATTTATAATATTCTGGAAGAGTCTAAAATAAATGCAGAATATTCTTTGGAAAGATATATGAAATGTGCTCTAGGAATATGTGGTCAGTGTTGTGTTGATAATACTGGATGGAGAATTTGCGTAGAAGGTCCTGTTTTCAAAAATGATAAAATAAATAAAATTTCAGAGTTTGGAAAGTATCGTAGAACTGCATCAGGGATAAAACAATAAAATTAATGTGATTCTAATGGAAAAAAATTTGAAAGAATATATATCTCCTCCAGTAATGTTAATCCTATTTTTATTGGTGATTTCAGTAATGATTGTGTCTCCAGTTTTAAATATGGTTATATTAGGAGCTATATTAGCTTATGCAATCCGTCCATTAGCTAGAAAAATAAATCTAAAAATTAAATTCAAATCAATTTCTATTTTTGTAGCAATAATTTTAGTTATGATTCCATTGGTTCTTCTGATTGTATATATTATTTCAGTAATTTCAGGAGTTTTGTCTAATGTATTAATAGTTAATCCAAATGGTTTTAATTTAAATTTAGATACTCTTATTAATCAGTTAGTTAATAGTTTGCCACCTAATATAAGTTCAAATATTGATGTTGTAACACTTAAATCATCTATATTAAATGCTATAAAAGGCATTGGTAGTGTTGTATTGAATTATTTTGTAAGTTTAGCAGGTAAACTTTTTTCAATTTCAGTAGATTTGTTTATATTGTTTGCATCAATATATTACTTTATTAGAGATGGAGGTAATTGTTATAAATTTGTTGAGTCATTTATTCCTGAAAGCAGTAAAGATTTCTTCACACGAACTGTGGAGTCTGTTAAAGATGTTTTAAAAAGCATATTTTATGGACATTTTTTAACATCTTTGATAATTGGTATTATTGGGGCTATTGGATATTCATTATTAGGATATCCTCAGGGAGTGTTTTTAGGAGTACTTACAGGTATTTTTCAATTAATTCCTGTATTTGGACCTTGGCCGATTTATTGGACATTAGCTATTGTGGATTTAATTTCTGGAAATTATGTTAGGGTTGTAATTGTTCTTTTATTTGGATTTTTCCTTAGTTTAAGTGATATGTATATCAGACCGGCATTATCAAGTCATTATGCAGATATCCATCCTTTAATTTTACTTATAGGATTTTTAGCAGGTCCTTTAGTTTATGGGATTGTAGGATTTATTTTAGGTCCGTTAATATTGGGAATAACTTATGCTGTTTTAGATAATTTTAGAATAGAACTTAATAAGAATAAAGAGGATTAAATATGGAAAAAAATGTTGTTATTTTGGATATTGATTATGTTATGTATGAAGATAAATCTATAATTCGTTTATTTTCAAAGGAAGGAGATAAAAACATTGTTTTGTTAGATGACACTTTTGAACCATATTTATATGTTATTCCTGAAAATGACTTTGAAGAATGTCAAAAACAAATCTTGGATAATTTAGAGGATGTTAAAATCCAAAAAGTTATTAAAAAAGATTTCCAAATAGAAAAAACTTTCTTGAAATTAACTTTTTTAAATCCTCAGGATTTAGCTAAAAATAGGGATAATTTGAGTGATTTAGATCAGGTGGCACATATAAGGGAATATGATATTCCATTTTATAGAAGATATTTAATTGATCGTAATGTTGTTCCAATGACTGAAGTTAAAGCTTGCGGTGAAAAAATTGATTCTTTTTTAAATTTGGATTCTAAAAAACATGATTTGGAAATTATTAAACTTAATAAACCTCTTGAATGTATAAGGGATGATTTACAGGATTTTAGGATTTTAAGTTTTGATTTGGAAGTTAGAAACCCTCATGGTATGCCTAACTCAGAAGTTGATGAAATAATCATGATTGGTGTGGCTAGTAATTTTGGAATAAATCAAGTTATTTCAACTAAAACAAATTCTAAGGATAGGGATGATTTTGTTAATCAGGTAAGTTCTGAAAAGGAGATGATTGAAACATTTATTGATGTTGTTAAGAAAAACAATGTGGATATTATTGTAGGATATAATTCAGATA contains:
- a CDS encoding glycosyl transferase, which produces MTKPNYNKKKFQDLKETIELKNAELDELNMELANKDKEINKFKNYISKQRYEIKTLELKIDSEINNEKAKFKELDDLQQKVKEKQEIIDDKQDQIKYLRTLIDDYKQQVHDNTQNLEIQLRKISKTYEGLLAQKDLIIEKQDENIKSLLKSNEEIVKSNKTNVISLKLQNDKYRDLIKKYEEKFD
- a CDS encoding dihydroorotate dehydrogenase, translated to MLRTNVCGVEFKNPLMLAAGVMGSNASSMNWIIRSGAAGVVSKSFSLEPNPGYVNPTTVGVDCGIINAIGLSNPGVDNFKEELKRIDRDEAVSIASIYGATPEEFSKLVLEIEDYVDMIELNISCPHAMEGYGASIGQDADLTYKIVSAAKEVANKPIIAKLTPNVTDIVEIAKSAENAGADALTLINSLGPGMKINIDVAKPVLSNKFGGMSGKAIKPIALRNVYTVYENVEIPIIGVGGISNFEDVVEFLFAGAKAVQIGTAIMDEGVDVFSKINNDLEEFMNKKDYGSIDEMVGLAHEEL
- a CDS encoding dihydroorotate dehydrogenase electron transfer subunit, translating into MNNVPQIVEINEIIKETPSIKTFIFDWDMDKFGVPSPGEFVMVWNFHNEKPMSISLIDEENSRLAISVKNVGEFSSQLHNLNVGEKIGIRGSYGNGFSNDIRDKKILAIGGGVGMAPINAISTNLLKKGNTVDVVPAAVTKEELLFADSLKKSGANVFPCTDDGSFGFEGFATDCTIGLLEDRSYDFAFVCGPEIMMAGIYNILEESKINAEYSLERYMKCALGICGQCCVDNTGWRICVEGPVFKNDKINKISEFGKYRRTASGIKQ
- a CDS encoding AI-2E family transporter → MEKNLKEYISPPVMLILFLLVISVMIVSPVLNMVILGAILAYAIRPLARKINLKIKFKSISIFVAIILVMIPLVLLIVYIISVISGVLSNVLIVNPNGFNLNLDTLINQLVNSLPPNISSNIDVVTLKSSILNAIKGIGSVVLNYFVSLAGKLFSISVDLFILFASIYYFIRDGGNCYKFVESFIPESSKDFFTRTVESVKDVLKSIFYGHFLTSLIIGIIGAIGYSLLGYPQGVFLGVLTGIFQLIPVFGPWPIYWTLAIVDLISGNYVRVVIVLLFGFFLSLSDMYIRPALSSHYADIHPLILLIGFLAGPLVYGIVGFILGPLILGITYAVLDNFRIELNKNKED